CAACACACAAGCATCTAAAAAAACCATCTTCCCCACGCTGCTGTCTGTGATGCTTCAGCTTGTGAGGATTGACCTTCTGAAGATTGAGGAACTTCCCATGGTGATGCTTGAGCTTGTGAGGATTGATTTTGTGAGGTTTGAGCTTCTGAGGATTGAGCTTGTGACTCGCCAAAGTGTAGTCCCTGCAACATATAAATGAATTGTTAGACACATTACCGAGAGCTAAAAAACAATGAGATAGAAACTAAGACCCTAACCTGATATTTCCTTGGTCTGCCTCTTGGTTTCTTAGGTGGGCTCTCAACAAAAGCCTTCCGACATGTATTCTTGTAGTGCCCTTCTTCTTTGCAATTAGAGCATGTCATTACCCTGTTCGCACGACTCAGCTTGGTAGTAGACACTGTCTCATTGGTTCCCTTCTTTCGATCATGGTTTTTAGGCCTACCAGGCTTGCCATTTCGATTAGGTGGTGGAATCACACCTAATCTATTGGTCCGAGGCCACTCTATCATCCCATTTACAGGTCTGATCCCAAAACTGTAGGTTTCACGCCACTTAGAGGTTGTGTAGAAAGGAGCAACAAATTCAGAGAGTTTTCTTCCCACGCCAAGGATGACCTTAGCAGCATGGATGCATGGAATACCATTCATTTGCCAGCTTCGACATGCACAAGTCTCATTCTCCAAATTCACCACATATGACTGGTCTCTATCATCCACCTCAGTCTCTGGCCCAAATGCCCAACGCAGACTACATTCTTTTGACTTCTTCTCAACCCTGTCTAACTCTTTATGTGTCTTCGGGGTGAACCTAGCCTTCCTGTCCTTAGCCATCTTAGACCTATTGTAGTTCCTAGTCATACATTGGCGCCTTATCTCCTCTAACATGTCTAGCACAGGTTTCTTCCTAGGCTCCCTGATGGTCTTGTTGAAGGACTCACACAAGTTGTTCAGATTATCATTGCAGTAGGAGCCTATCTTGAAGAAAGCTCTAGACCAAGTCTCTGGCTTTGTCTTTATCAAAGATGCATGTGCGCCTGGATCATAGTTCTTAAGCTCATCCATGTTGTAGTTGAACATACCAGGAGTGTAGCTCCTTGCAATGAACCAAAAGAACCTCTGTAACCTTAGATCTTTTCCACATTTCCTCCAGTTCTCGTAAATATGGCGACAACACTGTCTATGCTCAGCTTTTGGAAGGAGGGTATGAACTGCCTTTACTAATCCCTACAAGATCAGATGTTGATGCCAACATCTCAGTCTCTGGCCATTCTTCTCTGTCATCACCAGAAGGAGCCACATTTACCTTCTGCTTCTTCGAAACTCTAGGAGACAGAGTTGAACCACACCTCGTGGCCTTCACCGGAGATGGCGACCCATATGAAGTTCCCCTCCTCGTGGTCTTCTCCGGAGATGACGCATGCGACCCATATGAAGTTCCCCATCTTGAACCGCTTCGTCATTCCCGTAATCGAAATTCCTCATCGCTCCGAAAATCATTACCTCCCTTCCATTCCTTGTGAACTTCGTATTTACCATCTCCTCACCATTACAAGAGAAATCCCCAAATCGATTTGAGAAATTAGGGTTACGTTCAAACACGGGTTTCATTTTGTTTGATTGAAATTAAACACATCTTTTGATCAATAAAAATAAACATGTGTGATAATCTTCCGAAAAGTCCACTAGCTCAGTGGCAAAACCCCCTTAGGACCACGAGTGCACGGGTTCGAGTCCAGGCAACAACAATTTTAATTAAGCAAAACGACGTCGTCTTGAGATTTTGTGTTTAACAAAACAACTGAATGAAACGACGTAGTTTCACTACACGACAATAATTAACGGTGAGCTAACACTGTTTTAACTGTCGGTTAACGGTGTGTTAATCTGGTTAGTCAACCGTAAGTTTGTGAATTAACTAAAAAAGTCAACAAAAGATAAGGGTTTTATTGGTCAGGTTCGAGTACAGGTTTTTTTTGGCAATTCCCGCAAAGTTCAGTGTTTTTTTGGCCGATTTCTCATTATACATTCTATTTGTTGCTCATTTTCCTATAACTGTTCGTCACAAAGACAAAATTACCCTTATTCATCCCTAAATAGATTAAGATTAAATAATGGGCCTAGTGTATCGCCTCAGGGGCCAGTTAAGTGGCTTTCAGCAAACTCCACCTACACATGTACGTGAAATACCGAGTAATATTCTTAATCAAGCCCATTATCAACAGATGCTATTGGTTGAGCCAGTGGGTCCCCACTTCGTGTCAGCACTACAACAACCAATAAGATTGCAGGAAACACGTTAACAAGCGTAACATCGGTTCCACTTCAACAACACGGCACAGTAAAGAAAACTCAAAACCCCAGATTTATCGGCAAAGAGATCGCAAAACCCATGATCTTTATATATACACGATCCGTGCTAGAACCTGCTTAAAGTCTCAAGCTTTACGAGAAAGTCTCTGTCTTTTCATTCATTCAACAGTGGAGAAGATGAATCGAGTTCTTCTGATAGCTGTAGTAGCATTAGCTCTCGTAGCTTCGTCGGCGTTATTACCTGTGGGCGCGAAGAAGCCCTTGTCGTCGGCTCCGAGAAAGGAGGATGTTCCGTATATCAAGTGCCAGGTGTGCGAGAAGCTAGCGTCGAGGTTGCATCAGCTAGTGAAGGAGAAGCAAGTAGAGATCTCTCCCAAGAAGGTAAGATTGTGTTGTTGTGATATTAGTAACGCTGTTTTTTTTCTAGTTTTATGTTTATGGTCTAAGTGGTAGCGTGCGATGTTTAGATCTCGGAGTATGAGATCATTGAGATTGCTGAGAATGTGTGCAACTTGAAGAAAGAGGAAGCTGATTGGATGCTTAAGATTGATATTGTTGAGAAAGGTGATAAGCTACAGGTAATAGATCTCTCTCACTTGTTTGATCCAATGCAAGAACTATGATTGACTCAGAAGTGTTTGTTCGTAGCTGGTTGAACAAGAAGAAGAAGGGATGTGCAATTCTGAGTGCAAGACCATCGAGGCTGCTTGTCAAAAGGTGAGTAACATTGGTGGTCTTTCGACTACTAGTAGAATTGGTGTTAGGGGGAATGTGGTTTTTAATATGTTTGTTTACAGGTAATTGGTTACTCAGACACTGACGTTGCCGAGTATATATACAAGTCTAAGCCTGATCTTGCTTCACTTGTTAACCATCTATGCAAAGACCTGACCGATGCTTGTACCAAGAACCCTCCTCCCGTTCCAAAGGTATCTTCCTAAACGATCCTTTGGTGTTTGATGAAAAGACAGAAACTTTGTGTGAGAGATAAGTGTGTCTCTCCATCTTTTGTGTAGGATCGAGTTCGTGGAGAACCATTTGTGGCAAAACCATCAAAAGATGCTGAAATGGACAAGATGATGAGATCTATGCAGGTGAGTTGTGATGAGACTTAAAAGGAAAGCATCAATGTACCATGTAATCATCTTAAGCTAACTCTTTGTTTTTGTTTCATCAGGGGATACCAGGAGCACCTGGCATGAAGGTATACTCTAGGGAAGATTTAGAGAAGTACAAAGCAAACCCGGAAAAGTTCGGTACTGAAGATGAAGATGGTGACGACGATGATGAAGATGAGGAAGAGGATGACAAGTTCCCCAAGAACTTGGTAACATAAGAAGCTTAAACTTTCATTAATAAGGAACCAAGATGGTTCTACTCTTTTTCTCTAAACACTTTTATGGTTTTGTTGGTTTCAGGGGAAAGTCTTGAAAGAGACAAAAAAGGAAGAATGGAAGAAGACAGTCACTAAGTTACTTAAGAAGAAAAGTGAAGCTCTGAGGGGACATGCACAGAAAGTGTCCAACCGGGTCCGGAGATGGTGGAAAGGAGTTAGTTCAAAGAAATCTAAATCCGGAAAGTCTGAGCTGTAGAAACAGATTGTGAATTGGTCTGTTCTAATGCACTTTTCTTCTTTACACTTGCTTTCATTGTAGCTGTCTAGGTTCTATCTATCTTTTCAAGAGAAAGTGCTGTAACACAGGGGAACAATACATATAATGTGATGGTTTAGAGAAAAATCATGAATTCAACTTGGATAAATAAAAAACAAATGTTGCCGTGTGAATCAAAGAGAATGATGCAAACCTAGAAAGGAGGAAAAAAAGTAAAATCACAACAATATGCGAGAAATTCAGCGCATTTTGTAGTGTTGAGTCCTTGAGATCTTGGAGTGCTGACCATCCAAAGAATAGCTTAGCTTTATGTCAACATCTCGAGGATTCTTCTTGTTGTTATACGAAACAGACATGCTTCCAGTGATTGTCTCACCCTCGCATATGGTTAAGACATCTTCAAGGTACATGACTGTTTGTTTCCAGTGTGTGGCCCGCGACTTCGGTCCTGCGTTTCATAACACCATGGTTGTTCAGCGAGAGTTTCAGACCAAAGTGATTCAGTAACATAAGATCATATTCAGAACTAGCAAGAAACTGCACCTGTTGAGAAACCGAGAAGCTTGTGGCACATGGTAAACGAAACATCAAAGTAGGCAACAAGAGCGTGGATGTAGTCATTGCGTTGTGCAACTAGTTTGAAGGGAGCTGTGAAGGAAGCATCACCAGAAGACATCTTCGAGATATCCATCGTCTGATTAAATGAAATGAGGCATAAGCCACATGTAAAAGAGAGATACTAGTAATCATCGTCAGTGTGTATATCTTATTACCTTAAGTAGCCTACTATCAGTTTTGGGTCGACGGTGTCAACAAGCGGCTCCATCATAGCCTTTTTCTTGATGCATGACATGTCAAAACCATACACACTGTTCCAAACTGTGCAAGCACAAACACACGAAACGCAATTAGCAAATGCAAATCTCAATAGAAACTAAGATACACGTTGTAAAATCATACGTGCTTACATTCAATTTTGTTTTCTTTATACTCAGAATCCTCTATGGCTGTAAGGAACAGAGAGGCTTTGTCTGGTAGCACACCTCCGCCATCAACCTAGACACCAAAGGAGCAAGAAGTTTATATAACAACCATAGGCTCTCATCGGTTTAACTACTATAAACAAAGTGGAGAGGTGTAACTTACAAGCCACTTATTGCGAGCGTATAAGACACTGTCCAACATATTCTCAAACAACAAAAAGTAACCCATCCATTCAGATATAATCACATCCACTTTAGGAATAGAAAGCTCTATCTCCTCAATCTTCCCTTTCAAAACCGTTATCACTACAACGATAAAAACAAACATCGTTACACAACAGATGTTTTATTCTGAATATAAACTCATAGTGAAGAAGATAAACTAACCATCAGATTTTATCCATTGGCTTTAACAATCTCCTTAGCCATATCAGCCATTTCAGAACACTCAACCTGTTAAAAGAACATCCAAATTAATACATATTGAACAAAGTTTCCAACTTATGAAAAGAAACTTAAAGTAATGAACGTTACAGCGTAGACATGAGAGGCTCCAGCCTTGGCACAGAAGAGAGACGAGATTCCAGTTGGTAAATTACATCTCCTGTAACAGATACCAAAAGAAAAACACATTGACTTTAAATATATTCAACAAGTTTTGTCTCCAGGACCGTCTGGTAATAACAACAGAAACAGTATTGTCTTTTCGATACTTACTTCGTGAATTCCTGCAAAAACAGATAAAAGTTGAAACAGAGTCAAAATTTTGAGCTTTCAGAAAAACATCAACATGAACTGGAAAAAAATGACAAAGGGAAGTTACCGAAGTGAGAGTAGGAATCGAAGTAGGCATTGGTGCTCTCTCCGGCGTCGCACATTGATTCATCTTGTGCAACTTCGTCTCCGTTGTTAGTCATTGTTTGTCTTACGTTTGACACACGAGGGAAGAGAGAGAAGTAACGGAGCAAAGAGAGAAAGAAGAGGTTTGATGATAGAGATTAGAGACGAAGAGTAGAGGTTAGGGTTTTTGGAAAGTACACAAGCATTTATTATTGAACTCGGAAGTCTTTGGTCTTTGCGAGTAGAAGTCTGGATAGGTGGGGCTCTCGTTTCTTCTGCGGTAGGGGTTCGGTTTCAATCTATATATACCAAACCGGTAAGATTTTATCCTTCCGGTTCAGCGGTTCACTAAACGTCACTATTGCGCGAAATACCATAAACGCTGTCGTTTTCGAGAGTAGAAGATGAAACGACATCGTGGTAAGAGTTGGCGTCGTTTCAGTTCCTCAGAGAGAGAGAGAGAGAGAGAGAGAGAGTAGCTCGAATCGCAAATCAACTCATCTTCTTCACCAGCGCCGCCGCACTTCTACTGCACAAAAAAGGTACGGCGAGCTTCTCGCTATCGCTAATCTTCGCGAGAGTTTCTCGCTTTGATCTGGGTTTATCTCGTGATTGACTTTTAGACCTATATCCACTGATCTGTACCTGCTTTCGATAGAGATTTCGAGTTTTGATTTGCTCATTCGATCTGCTGCTCTGGAATTGAGGGCTTATTAAAGTTTAGGTCTTTAAACTCGATTTGTGTGAATTTTGTGAAAAAGTCTCTGTCTTTGAATGTAATCTGATACTATAAGAAGGAGTGAGTTAAGTGATCATATGGGTTTAATGTATTTTTTTTTGAAGGATTCTGTTTCTGAAGATGGCGTCGAAGTTGATACAAGTTCAATCAAAGGCATGCGAGGCTTCAAAGTTTGTGGCGAAGCATGGCACTTGTTACTACAGGCAGTTGCTTGAGAAGAACAATCACTTTATCCAAGAACCCGCCACTGTGGACAAGTGCCAAGAGTTGTCTAAGCAGCTTCTCTACACCCGTCTTGCTAGGTCCTTACCCTCTCTTCTCCCTTCAATATTTTGTCCAAGTCTCAGAGTTATACGTTCATGTGGCTTTTAATCTTTTCACTGTCCATTACTATGAATTGAAGAGGTTTTGGGCAATGTGCATAAGCATTTATGTGTGGTATCTGATACTCTTCTACCTCTTATTTTACAGCATTCCAAAACGCTATGAAACCTTCTGGAAGGAACTAGACTACGCAAAGAACTTATGGAAGAACAGAAGCGATCTGAAGGTAGAAGATGCTGGAATCGCTGCTTTGTTTGGTCTTGAATGCTTTGCCTGGTACTGCGCAGGAGAAATCACTGGCAGAGGCTTCACCTTCACCGGCTATTACCCTTGAAAGAGACCAACTATTATAACTTGAAACAACATTTTGTGGTTTCCATGATTCTCTGAATCAAAAAAAATTTCCACTTCTTTTCCTGAAGATTTGGAGCTGAGAACATACATTTTGCTAATCTCTGAGATAAGATTGAGATCAATAAGAACATAAATTTCTACAGGAAATTTCTTTTACTTTAGTGATATAAAATTAGAACCAATTTCATTTGCAATCTATTTGAAGAAAAAAAAGCATTAGTCTTACTTTTTTTTGTAACACGCAAGCATAAAACTAGAACCAAGTTTATTTGCAATCTATTTGTAACCAAAAAAAAAGGCATTAGCCGTTGTGTATCCTCTGTTTAATTAATCGTGTTCGTTGGTTCCTTGAGGTAACATAAATAACTCAATTCTTTTTTTAAGTCTATGGTACATAAGAGAAGAAGAGAACGAAAAAGTAGGAGAACCAATGACAATGAGATCTTACAAGTTCAAAGAAGCCTCAAACTTGAAGAGAACATAAACCACAACAAAAATAAGAAACTTCAACCGGAGGTGAGAGAGAGAAAGATGATGAACGGTGGTGCTTTGACACGTTTTACTTTCAGCGTCGCCACCTTCCTCCTCCTCGCCATTGTTCGCAGCC
The DNA window shown above is from Brassica oleracea var. oleracea cultivar TO1000 chromosome C3, BOL, whole genome shotgun sequence and carries:
- the LOC106331164 gene encoding uncharacterized protein LOC106331164 — its product is MTKRFKMGNFIWVACVISGEDHEEGNFIWVAISGEGHEVWFNSGLVKAVHTLLPKAEHRQCCRHIYENWRKCGKDLRLQRFFWFIARSYTPGMFNYNMDELKNYDPGAHASLIKTKPETWSRAFFKIGSYCNDNLNNLCESFNKTIREPRKKPVLDMLEEIRRQCMTRNYNRSKMAKDRKARFTPKTHKELDRVEKKSKECSLRWAFGPETEVDDRDQSYVVNLENETCACRSWQMNGIPCIHAAKVILGVGRKLSEFVAPFYTTSKWRETYSFGIRPVNGMIEWPRTNRLGVIPPPNRNGKPGRPKNHDRKKGTNETVSTTKLSRANRVMTCSNCKEEGHYKNTCRKAFVESPPKKPRGRPRKYQGLHFGESQAQSSEAQTSQNQSSQAQASPWEVPQSSEGQSSQAEASQTAAWGRWFF
- the LOC106336438 gene encoding uncharacterized protein LOC106336438; protein product: MNRVLLIAVVALALVASSALLPVGAKKPLSSAPRKEDVPYIKCQVCEKLASRLHQLVKEKQVEISPKKISEYEIIEIAENVCNLKKEEADWMLKIDIVEKGDKLQLVEQEEEGMCNSECKTIEAACQKVIGYSDTDVAEYIYKSKPDLASLVNHLCKDLTDACTKNPPPVPKDRVRGEPFVAKPSKDAEMDKMMRSMQGIPGAPGMKVYSREDLEKYKANPEKFGTEDEDGDDDDEDEEEDDKFPKNLGKVLKETKKEEWKKTVTKLLKKKSEALRGHAQKVSNRVRRWWKGVSSKKSKSGKSEL
- the LOC106336439 gene encoding uncharacterized protein LOC106336439, whose amino-acid sequence is MASKLIQVQSKACEASKFVAKHGTCYYRQLLEKNNHFIQEPATVDKCQELSKQLLYTRLASIPKRYETFWKELDYAKNLWKNRSDLKVEDAGIAALFGLECFAWYCAGEITGRGFTFTGYYP